From one Methanocalculus alkaliphilus genomic stretch:
- a CDS encoding YcaO-related McrA-glycine thioamidation protein, whose product MHLKSCPKGYMIETHRAVSPESTLERVEPLLPQAGITRVADITGLDRLGIPVFSCIRPTAAGGAISVYNGKGATPVAARVSAIMEGIERCSAEMEKPPVTVARYSDLLSREPAVNPVDLILPSGADPDAPLPWVAGYDILREEEVLLPAHAVYHPVARACSPLFRTNTNGIASGNTLEEAIFHGLMEVIERDAWSIVEATRYTGERIIDISDPMSREIIDRFSHAGIDLTIRNITSDIGIPTCAAVADDTVLLDPSLLVTGMGTHTTPEIAILRALTEVAQSRLTQIHGAREDTVVADMRRQIGYERTKRLNGYWFRENGDVGFSSLPTYTSDDLLTDIRHVCAKLDSAGYDRVIVSDLTRPDMGVPVVRVVVPGLEVYAMDQERIGERCKHARRSRLPRSKSAA is encoded by the coding sequence ATGCATCTGAAATCCTGCCCGAAAGGGTATATGATCGAGACCCATCGTGCGGTCTCCCCGGAGTCGACGCTTGAGAGGGTAGAGCCGCTCCTTCCACAGGCAGGTATTACACGCGTTGCTGATATCACCGGTCTTGACCGCCTTGGTATCCCGGTATTCTCCTGCATCCGCCCGACGGCAGCAGGTGGTGCCATCTCGGTCTATAATGGAAAGGGGGCCACACCGGTTGCCGCGCGGGTCTCAGCGATCATGGAGGGGATAGAACGGTGTTCTGCTGAGATGGAGAAGCCCCCGGTCACTGTCGCGCGGTATTCGGATCTCCTCTCCAGAGAGCCGGCAGTGAACCCGGTGGATCTGATCCTCCCTTCCGGTGCAGATCCGGATGCCCCCCTCCCTTGGGTGGCAGGATATGATATCCTCAGGGAAGAGGAGGTTCTCCTCCCCGCACATGCTGTCTATCACCCGGTTGCGAGAGCCTGCAGCCCCCTCTTCAGGACGAATACAAACGGAATCGCCTCGGGGAACACCCTTGAGGAGGCGATCTTCCATGGCCTGATGGAGGTGATCGAGCGGGATGCGTGGTCGATCGTTGAAGCAACACGGTATACCGGAGAGCGGATCATTGATATTTCTGATCCGATGAGCAGGGAGATTATTGATCGCTTCTCCCATGCCGGCATTGATCTTACGATCCGCAATATCACAAGCGACATCGGGATACCCACCTGTGCGGCTGTCGCTGATGATACCGTCCTCCTGGATCCCTCCCTCCTTGTGACCGGGATGGGGACGCATACAACACCGGAGATCGCCATCCTCCGTGCCCTCACCGAGGTTGCGCAGAGCCGCCTTACCCAGATCCATGGAGCCCGGGAAGATACGGTCGTTGCTGATATGCGCAGACAGATAGGATATGAACGGACGAAGAGGCTCAACGGCTACTGGTTCCGGGAGAACGGGGATGTCGGGTTCTCATCCCTACCGACCTATACAAGTGATGATCTCCTCACCGATATCAGGCATGTCTGTGCGAAACTGGACTCGGCCGGGTACGACCGGGTGATCGTCTCTGACCTGACCCGGCCTGATATGGGTGTTCCGGTTGTGCGGGTTGTCGTCCCGGGCCTTGAGGTCTATGCGATGGATCAGGAACGTATCGGAGAGAGGTGTAAGCATGCCCGGCGTAGTCGTCTTCCTCGGTCCAAGTCTGCCGCATGA
- a CDS encoding heparan-alpha-glucosaminide N-acetyltransferase: MGSGVVRDGALDAARGTALTLMIIYHILFDLAYFGIYTIHPDIWYAAIPIAGTFIFIAGISLHLKAESLKRKRIDSIAIPLLHRGLFLLLIGAGITVATWIYPREGFIIWGILHLIGAGTILAIPFLRFGRWNILPAAFILLIWFFVYPIAGPDYLIPLGIHTPGLYSLDYLPIIPWFAVMLLGLVAGSILYTGNIVQREVNKPVQALAFIGRHTLIIYLIHQPIIIGIILILKPLLF; encoded by the coding sequence ATGGGGTCAGGCGTAGTCCGGGATGGCGCTCTTGATGCGGCACGCGGAACCGCCCTCACCCTGATGATCATCTACCATATTCTCTTTGATCTCGCGTACTTTGGGATCTATACCATCCATCCGGATATCTGGTATGCGGCAATTCCCATAGCAGGCACCTTCATCTTCATTGCCGGAATATCGCTTCACCTGAAGGCAGAATCGCTGAAAAGAAAACGTATTGACAGTATAGCCATACCACTCCTCCATAGAGGCCTTTTTCTGCTTCTCATCGGTGCAGGCATTACCGTTGCCACGTGGATCTATCCTCGGGAAGGATTCATTATCTGGGGAATCCTCCATCTCATCGGAGCGGGAACCATTCTTGCCATCCCCTTCCTCAGGTTCGGCAGATGGAATATCCTGCCGGCAGCGTTTATTCTCCTCATCTGGTTCTTTGTCTACCCGATTGCAGGACCGGACTACCTCATCCCCCTCGGCATCCACACCCCCGGCTTGTACAGCCTTGACTATCTCCCAATCATCCCCTGGTTTGCAGTTATGCTCCTAGGACTCGTGGCCGGATCCATCCTATATACAGGGAATATTGTACAAAGGGAGGTGAATAAACCGGTACAGGCACTCGCCTTCATCGGAAGGCACACCCTCATCATCTACCTCATCCATCAGCCGATCATCATCGGGATCATCCTGATATTAAAACCGCTCCTCTTCTGA